DNA sequence from the Solea solea chromosome 12, fSolSol10.1, whole genome shotgun sequence genome:
atttacctcagtgacccAAACctaccacacgaggcagcagtagaccagcagctcttgtgtacACATGagcttaaaaacactgattttctctatggacgttGGTTTATTAAACCTCAGTTTCCAGTGGGAGATTTTGAGGTTGTCTGAGTACGAGATAAAGCGGCAGATATGTTCTTAAGTTTTTCGTAGACTTGAGCAGGtgtatgtttcattttgtttttccgtGGCAAAAATCCAAGATGCTTTTGTGTCTCAGTCTGGTTCAGATAACACTGAGAATGTGTCAAAgaaaactgaactatccctttaatgaaGAACTTGAAGCTCTGTATATGTATGTGAAGCCAAAGCTTTTTCTTTAAACTATTTATACAGCTTTTTAACTGGGTTCACTACAGTACAAACCCAACCACACCTGTATTTGCAGTCTTCATGTGGGTTTTAACTTTATTAGGATCAAACTAAACAACCACCCTCACCTGAGGCATCTTGTGTCCTCATGgttgaaagttaaaaaaacaacaacctcaaaACAAGTTTAGCACTTTTTTTAGGTCTACCTTCCCTTCCTCTGAGGTCTCTGTCCCCGTCGCCACATTCACCGGTAATAGTCCGATCACCTTCCTTCAGGGCCTCCGTGGGCGAACAAAACAGCGCGGGCGTTTTTCCGTGGCCGGGACAGTCGTGAGGAGCGTCTCCAGCTCGTCTCTATGTCCAAGAAACACCCCGAGCTGCTGGACGCAGGCATCACGGGCTGGTTCTTTTTCAGAGACAGGGAGAAAGACGTTGGCAAAGCGCCGCTCATTGGATTCTTCGACTTCTTTAAGGTGAGGAGACATCTCCGTGGAGACCGTCTTTCAACGTCCGTGGCTAAAAACAAAACGTCTCGTGATAAAcactttttgtttctcattttagTACAAGTACCAGGTGAACGTGGACGGAACTGTGGCGGCGTACCGCTTTCCGTACCTGATGCTCGGGAACAGTCTGGTCCTGAAGCAGGACTCGCAGTACTACGAATATTTCTACAGCCAATTAAAAGCGGGGACTCACTACGTCCCCGTGAAGAGGAACCTGTCGGATCTTTTGGAGAAAGTCCAGTGGGCCAAGGAGAACGACGCCGAGGCACGGGAGATGGCTCGCGTGGGTCAGGCGGCGGCCAGAGAGCTGCTGCAGCCCAGCAGACTGTACTGCTACTACTACAGTGTACTGCACATGTACTCGGAGAGACAGAGCGGTCAGCCGCTACAGCACGCAGACATGGAGCTGGTGCCGCAGCCGGACGACCACGCCGCCGCCTGCACGTGTGGACGTCAAAGTCTCAAAGATGAACTATGAACTGTCGTGAGTCCAGTTTATTACCAGTCATTTTCCCTCTCTGAATCATATCCGCGGTAcaagaaaatgtgcacaattaCAGTGAAACATTCCGATTTAgaatttttgcttttattttggaaagcaAAGGAATACGTAGGACAGCGTTTAAAgaagaaatgagaaaaaatatatagtttTGTACCTGTTTTTGTAAAGCTTTTGTTTGTCATGTGTAGAGATCATaactgttttatatttgtacTCCAAACCATCCTTAAATAAACCTCTCTTTAAATCATTATAATAActatatttacattacactgagCTGTTTTAtgacatggctgccagtgaggaCATCAGGAAAACAACTATTTTAGCTTCTGGATAAAAAGCTCAACTCATACAATCTGGGCCAGATGCAGTTTATGgcatcttaagaacatgtttattGCTTCACCTCACTGCTAAGGATCTTTCTGTGACGGGAAAAGtaagtttctctctctctcacgccaaagtccatagagaaaatcaacatttttaactcGCAGTGCAGCTGCTGGTCcgctgctgcctcatgtggcaAGATTGTGTCTTTTAGGAATGTCTGACTGAAGTATTTTAAATACTGAAATcaagaagaagacatttgatCTTAGTGATGgccacagtggatcaacaactcccatgtgctgtgatgtaaaatcgctgattttctctatggactttggtgtgggaagtAAACTATCAGAGAAGAAGCTGAAATTATTAAATGGGGGATGGGCatttctagaaaaaaaaaatatttggggGTTCACAGCATGTTGAGCCAACATGAggagtaaaagtgtttttttaaaatacaatcaGCAAAGAAAATGAGTAACTGACCTACACTGACTAAATTTTCCTGCATTATTTGCTTCTTAATGACGGAGAAATCATGGAAACTGAAGAAAACTtccacattttctcacattttgtgGAGCAAACAACTCATCGATGATGAAAGTCCTCACGGGCAGCCGTGTATTCAGAGTGTGTGCCTGTCTTACTGCTGCAGACCTCCGTCAGCACTGACATGTCCGTTGTACAATCCCACAAAAACCCTCAACATCCACTTTGttgcaaacatttgtttaactTAATGACTCTTGACAAATGTtgacttttacttctaaaaacggtaaacaaacatttcagagACAATAAGTAATACCTTTTATTGCctgttattaatatatatattttaactacatatttgtgtgaaatgaaatgacaagtTTGTCCCTTCTtaaacttttcttttccctttgcTATTGCACATAAAACTACCTGCACTATGAAGTCAGTCCTTACAGATACCACAGCCTTCATTTGAAGAAAATCCCCAGAAAAACACCCTCTTATTATGCTTAAAAAATGCTTAAAACTATCAGTGGAATATTTAAGGCCTTCTCCAAGTTTAAAACACCGTACGCAAAATGTTTAAGCTTCAGATTTCTGTTTAACCTGTTTAACATCAGTGAAACAGGTTATGAAGAAGAACGCGGTTCTGTGTTTTCTACACGGCAACAAAATGggtaaaaatatataaataactatataaaTGAGTGGTGTGGAAACTGATAGTTCACATAAGGCCCTGATGTTAGTGTTTATACGtgacttatttgtttttactctgTTTGCAACTATGCTAATAATTCCAACAGGTATATTCAGCTAGCAGCTCATCACTAGGTAATGAGCAAACACGTGTTATACGATTAACAGACAGACTTTGTTTACATTAATAGATAGAATTGTGACCTCGGAATACAAGGCTTTGGTCTCGTTTCATGGTTTTGTCCCTTTTGATTCAGCTGAATTTAATCATGAGGGTGAGAGGATCCTCCTCTTTCTTGGTGACGATAGACTGCATCATTCCTGGAGGTGTGTGGAGATACCGTGAACCTTTGAAGAAATTCTCAATAAATGGTCTGTCAATCTTGACACACTTCCCGATTGCTGCCTCAAAATTGTTGCTGAGGACACCGTAGATGTTTCCCTTATCATTTTTCTTGCCGAAGAACAAGAAGAGGGCGTAGCAGTCCTTGCCGACGGAGGTGCAGAAGTCCACTAACTTCTCGTGCATGTTCTTGTTGCTGGACTCCTTCTGGGCCATCTGGAGGGACTCGCTTAAGATCTCTGGGGGGACACCATTTTCCTCTGAATCCTCTTTATCCGGCAGGTGTAGGACCTGCACAGCGATCTGGATCCGAGGGTTCTTGGTGGGCTTCTCCAGCAAGGCCCAGACCCAGTCAGCCCCGAGTAGGATGCGCTGCTGGGGAGTCATGGCTGTGCAGTTGAAGGTGTCCGTCATGTTGAGGCAAACACTCTGGGATATGTAGGTCATCAGGAAGACCTGGAGCAAGAGAACAGACATCAGACAAGAGGTTGACGCAGCCATGCTGTTAAAAAAATAGTTCAGGTAGTTTAGATTAGTTATTCCCAAATACTCGCTTGGAcatttctgaatattttcttacCCTACCGGTTCCTCATCCAAACAAGTTGGCACAGCACTCACTGGTGCCCTGAGTAAGTCATCTACCAACAGTGATCAGCCATCTGACAAGGCGGTCTTTAATCTAGCCTGAGGACAGATTGTGTTCCTGCAGCTCAGGCACATGTGacaaatgtgtcctcaaaccacttCTGAATGGGGTTTCTGTGATCTCATGTTTAGGACACTATCACCTCAGTGAGACAAGCTTAATTTATATAGTCAGCAGTAGCCTAACTAATGCCAGACTGCATCTTAATCTCATTTGAGATTGAGTAGGGTGCAGTCATCTCCCGCTTCCTAAAGTTGTGACCAACAGACATGGATCAAAATGCCTCCATAGGAAACTGAATAGACCTACAAGCAGCCAGGACTAATGATCCGGATTATGTACGCAGAGCAACGGAACTATGTGGAGCAGCTGGTCTTTGGTGGCCGCCATGTTGGACGTATACAAAAGCTACCAGACGTTGCTTCTCTGTCATCGCATCAAGCCTTCCTCATACaacaccccaccaccaccaccattacTTTTATCATCAGGGTATCACTACCTGAGTGAGCACCTCAGGGCTCGGGCGGAACTTGTCCTCCGGGTCTTTGAAGAGCATGTACTCCTGGACTCTGGACGAGGCAGCAGAGATGCAGTCATTGAACAGAGGTATGAAATCATTGGGCTTGGCAACGGGAAATCTCCTCAGCGTGGCGAAGATGCTCTGTGGTCGTGGCGGGGCGGGTGAGTTTTCGTCGGAGGCTGTTCTCTTGTAGGAGTTCTTGAACGTGGGAAAGGCGTTTGAGTTCTGAAAGGGGTTCGGCAAGGGTTTGCCGACGTTCTGGCCCATGGTGGACTGACGGTGGAGAGCAGGAGATCAGAGGGTTGTTTCCCTGATACACTACAAACAGAATTTGCACAATGAGACGTTATCAGAAGTGAACATATGGTTGGTAAAACAAGAGATTACTGTTGGCTGCGTAGAAAACAGTGTTGTCCCACCATATGGTAccaatgtttcttttatttaccagcaaataaatgattatttgtCAGTGCTGCACATCAAAACTTCAATCCACTGATGCATACATACAGAAATATGGGGCAGTTTTAgtgcaatgacaataataacatttgtaACTAAGCTCAGAAATTGAGCACATCTACTCACCAGGATGGGTCTGGAAGTTTCTGCAGTCCCAAGTCCTCTACCTGCCCGCTGCTCCTGACCCCTGCCCTGCTGAGATACACACAGTAGCAGCTCAGTCTTCGGTGTCCTGATGTGTGCAGAACCTTCAGCCCAATGAAGAAGGATCTGTTTTCTCTCCCAGGTGTCAAAGGGAGGAGGGGGACTGTGTTAGTGCGGGGTGTGGTGTTTGGAACCTGTGAAATTTTATTTAAGTCAACAGAAGACTCATCTTACCTGTTAACCGTCAGCAAGCAGTTCGAGGACCAGGGTTGGCCCTGAAGGGTTTGGTGGGTAAACAAAGTGCTTAACTCGTGGCTTTGTCCCATTTCAGAAAGAAACGAAAATGTGGGAATGTAGGTTAGTAAAGAAGGATTTAGGTTTTTGGTGCGGTGTTGTCGCACAACAGCAAAGTTTCACTTTACATTGGTGGTGGAGGAAGGCAGCTAGCTCGAATACTGCAGTCTGCAGCCGACTGATACAGGTTTTCCTACGGTCGCTTTTTTTTAGCCCCAATTTTAAAATCGTAGCGattttaacaaaacaatttgAGCAATGGGAATCCACAAGCAACGGATTCTATTTAACTAGCTTGAATATCTTATTTGTTGaaggttttcttcttcttatcaaGTTTTTGAGGGCTTacccatgccccaaaactcaggAATTTTTGTGACctcatcaatcctggtgtaaatttacatTTGAAAGTTTCTCCACGAAAAAACGTAGAGGATTgtaagtgggaggggctaacgaaaatgaaaaaaaacgcTTTTATtaggtgattaaaaaaaaatgttcacgtacatgaacgaaaaTTGGTACACGCGTTAATCATGTCACGACGGTCCAACAAGTAAATGAGGACTTTGCCGTAACGCctacaggaaagccgccatcttgggttgaacagtcattttttggcttttttaaaaaattaatttaGTTTTACACGATTTTATGATCAGATAGTTGAAGGGAGTTAGTGTTTCGGGAATAATGTTCACTGTGGCTGTTTTCATACTCACTGAACAGctaccacacgaggcagcagtggacctgcagcttctgtgtcaaTGGTGATTCAAAAACCTACTTTTCCAATCAATGAGGTGAAGTAAAGCAACAATCATGTGTTTCTCTTGTCCCTGTCAGCAACCGTGTTCTCAATTAGAGCCAGCATATCTGTTTTATGCTGGTTCTTGATGCAAGAGGCCAGAAGGGGGCACCGTGAGCCCACTTCAAGACACCTTAACTATTACTGTCGTGAAAAATATTTCACGGACAGCAGTTTTAATCTCACCGAGTTCATAGGTTAGAGATTGTAGATGTAGAACTTTGCCTGGAACAACAGAGCAAGGAGAACCACGGCTGCCTGACAACAGCACGTCATTTAAGCCACGGGAAGCCGGTTTCACACCAGCAGTCACAGCATCACTTTCTAATTTCCATCACAGATCTTTTGCTAATGCCCTAATgatgtttttcccctcagagTTTCTTCATCTGAGCAACTAAAGCTTCTGTGACGACTGACGACGAGTGTTTAGCTTTGTGGGCGACTCTGCGGCAGGAGTCATTAaccagcagcgtgtgtgtgtctgtgtgtgtgtgtgtgtgtctgtgtgtgtgtgtgtgtgtgtgtgtgatggtgctTACTGTGAGGTTGTTGATGCTTTCAGAAACAGCTTCTATTTGCAACACGGTGCCCTCTGTGAGTGccatctgcaacacacacacaaacacacacacacaaacatctcgCAAACACATTACAAATTACAATTAGAGACACACTTACAGTGATAGTTGAGGTTTTtccgagtgtgtttgtgtgagaagcTCGTTCTTGTTAAAAGCATGGCTGGCACCAGGCTCTCGTGATCAAGTCTACACCAGATTAAAGTCTATAATATCTTAATAATGTAGTTTATTAGTATATTTAGTAgtaatatatcatatatatagtCTTCTCTGAgtggaaactgcagtttgtctactgctgccctgtgtggtcactttgtgtcattttggtaaatccaaacaaaggatttcaaacccccaaagtcacaaaataagatttgaatttagtgatggaggcagcagtggatcaacagcagtgtgctgtgatgttaaaatcgctgattttctctatggggtttggagtggtagtttacaaagtgacacaaacgtcatTCTCCACTTGGAAAAGcttgtccaacagtgagattaAGAAAGTTCGCTTAATATATTGCAGATTTTATTAGTTTAGTCAGTGTTTATAAaccaaaagagagagaatttcCTTATTATTATAGCTGATTCTGAAGTACCGCTTAATAGCTTAATTAACGCGTCTGTAGAGGCTGCCATGGCCATCGACTATAGTACTTTGATATTTTctaaattaatatattttttatgcctgactttttttatttattttttttgcctgcttttttcccttgtgttgttttttttttggccctaatactccttcgTACATTTTATCCATCATTTTTCTCGGAGAAATACTTTCATCTACTCTGTATTCTTAtaaaattaaatacacaaaaccAAAGAAACTCTTACatagcaccacttcctttcaacctgcctttcaaaataagagccacagACTTCggctttttaatacttttgcttaaaactgtaatgtaattgtaaaataaaaaaagtttttatgtAATCTTTCGTATTTGCAAACTCTTTAATTTATGCGATATACTCACACGacagctctagtgagagtgagcactttgcaccatctagtggactgaattgacagttgattttttttttcttttttatgttaatacaCAAAAGGTTTAATGTTAATGTGTAAAACATCAGTAAAACAAGAATCagtgatttatttaataaaccAGGAAGTTAAGTCATTGAGATTGAAATCTCTTTTCGATCTCGAACTAttgatcaaaacaaaaaacttttacttttacaaacacttttactttgaaaagggCGTGGAATATCATCCTggattatattttaaatttaaatttagttcattctatcattattatcattattattattattattgttattatcattattatcattattattattattattgttattatcattattattattacttttttcactttgacaAGTGCCCCGCCCCCGTCCTGACCAGCACTGGctcccccaggtcattttgagtttgaggcccctgtgTTTGGCTcaagaagaagcagtaattcttaaaattaaaatgacgCATAACAAATACTAACAGTACGTGTCTCGCATGCATTTTGTCTTCGTAAACAAGACAACTTCTACATTGCTGTTCGTTTAAGGCGGCAAACATGGGTTTTTAAAGGCacttttgcctgatgaagacTACACCGACAAATCGGGTTGTTGTGGCGGCGAGGCGAGAACAGCTGATGTGAATCTGTAACTctgaaaaacctgaactatccctttaacagtGGAACAATGAGACGCTTTAGTGCAAAGAGATGAATAAACGTGAACGTGTGAGGGTTGTACCTGCAGCTTAGCGGTTACCGTGGTGATGGTCAGTAgccatgtgatgatgatgatgatgaagcagtGGTTAGTGGTTGATTcagtataaaaacacagagttaACACACGTATATTTCTGTTTATTAAACGATTTCGTCATTATTTACACGAGCACATGTATGCTGTCGTTGAACGGAGCAGGATTTTCTTTTGCTATAAAAATACTATTACagacaaatgtgaaaatatcagtacaaaataataataatcaccacCTCAGGttttaaacaacacacatgCTGTTCCATGATTAAATCTGCAGtaacatataaatatattaaattatacCCTCCGTTATGCAAATATTGCACATGTACATTTTTCAGCCATGTGACACACCTGTGTTAACGCAGCGGTCTCAAACTCAGATCAATTTTGTATCATAAATAATTTTATATTGTCAGCtatttattgttccatatcaaaacgaacacttttattttgaaattatgtcaAATATCagcataaattattattattattattttccacttttttctTCACTCGACCGGTCCCTTACTGACCAAATTAGATACTCAGTGGTCCCTAGGTCATTgga
Encoded proteins:
- the rep15 gene encoding rab15 effector protein; this encodes MGQNVGKPLPNPFQNSNAFPTFKNSYKRTASDENSPAPPRPQSIFATLRRFPVAKPNDFIPLFNDCISAASSRVQEYMLFKDPEDKFRPSPEVLTQVFLMTYISQSVCLNMTDTFNCTAMTPQQRILLGADWVWALLEKPTKNPRIQIAVQVLHLPDKEDSEENGVPPEILSESLQMAQKESSNKNMHEKLVDFCTSVGKDCYALFLFFGKKNDKGNIYGVLSNNFEAAIGKCVKIDRPFIENFFKGSRYLHTPPGMMQSIVTKKEEDPLTLMIKFS